From the Anopheles merus strain MAF chromosome 2L, AmerM5.1, whole genome shotgun sequence genome, the window ATATTCTAAACAGGAAATAAAACTGATGACACCATCCGGATTATGCAATTCATTTCAAACCCATTGTGTAACATATTACACCACAAGCGACGAGCCCGAAGCACAATTTGTCAGCAATCGGCAAATGTGCGCGAAACGTTTCCGGCCCTTTGCGGAAACTTTGGCACATCGTTGTCACTGCTGTTAATTCACCCTTCCCACTCTACCGAATGACATGTGCCGGATGGGCTCGTGAGCAGTGAGAAGATAATCATCTTACCCATTGCCTTTCGGCGTTCGGCTTTAACGAtttgcaaaacattcgcacgTGTGTACGATCCATCGGTACGTACCGTACGGCGCCCAAACATCGCACGAAACCACGAACGGAACCGGTTCGCGAGAAGGAAGCATAATTCCCGGTCCCGGCCCACCGGATgttgtttcgctttttattGCACCGCTTTCCAATCCGTTGGCGGAATACGCAAAATGGGACGGTGAAAAACGAGTTTGCCGCGGCCCAAACGCTACCGATAGACGACGATGCTTTTTGTCTGTCAGGCACACGGAGCGGGAGCGCCACAGTGCATATGCAATTGTTGAATAATTCCTCACCGAAAGTGAAACGTCCGCACCGAGCCTACCAAGGTGTGGGTGCATGATCGGGCACCGTGTCCCCAAAATGAGATGGAACTAAATCGTTTCCACGCTTCCTCCCGCTCCTAATGCTGGTATTTTTACCGCAAACGAACACCGGAACGGAACAGGCGAGGCGATCGTGCGAAAGTGAGCTGTAATGCGCCTGCCGGTACACGGTGCAGATGCAATCGCGTACCCAGGCCAGGTGGTGCATTTTAATGCAACATTTACGACATTGTAGGCGCTGTCGCAGTGGTCAGTTGGTGTCGGAAGAAAAATGGCCGAGAAGACGACATGCAAATCCAAACACTGAGGAAATGTGTGCAAGAGCGAAAAGCGTTTTATTTACAGCATATCATGCCCAGGCATCGTTTTGCGAGCGTATGTTCAGCTGAGGTAGGTCAGTTCCGGCTGGGGAACCACTTCCATCGAGGGACCGTTGGGCGATGGGTGAGCAAAGCGCAAAGGAAGCGTTTTGTAAGGGAAAACATTAATGGGATGTTTGTGTGCTCGATCGGGCGAGCTAATTAAAGCAGCAGCATGCTGTCGGACGTGATTATCGCGTCGATGGGAGGCAATTTAAAAAGCTAGGATAATTGTACAAGACGGTTAGAAAACATTAGGAGCTGATGATGTTTTCTAATCGACTTTGTGGGtctgtttgtctgttttgGGATTGCTTTTGGGAGAAATCATACAATAAATCTCACATTTACGATTAAAAGTTGAATGAATTCCAATCATGTTCTCTAGCATATCAAAATTCCAAATGATCATCAAGTTGATGCACTGAATGCTTCCGTAGTAATAAACTAGCAAACTTTATTTCCTTTGCGCTCGATATCCCTCCAATAACGTCTCATCGCCACCGTCTTGTAGTACACGACAGGAAATGCAACTCCGTTGACAGGCTGAAGCGATTAAATTAGCATTTTAACGCATCTTCATTTACACCATGGCCAGCCTACACATGCATTTAGTGCCCCTGGTGTTATCATTGTATCGGTACAAGAACCAGTCCAAAACGAAACCGTGCCCGGACAGCTATTACCGAAGCTGGGTGAATTGTGGAATACCCCGGAAAACGGAGCAGTGACCaggttttgtttgcatttgttgtGTGCTTTACCAGCTTGACGATTGTGTAATGCTGATGGCAGCGCATTGATACTGCGCGAGTGATCGATGGAATCTCGATCGCAGGGAACCGATGGGAGATCGAGCAGCATCACGGAAGTGATGGTCAGGTAGGCGCGTGCTGTGTCGAATTTGTCGGACGCAATTTGTGGACGCCAGGAAACAAGAAAAGGATTACATAATCAGCATGACGGTGTGCCAGTGTTTatgcattttaatttcattatttctaGACTCTCAAATCGGGTAATCGGGCTGGACAGTTGGAATGATTGATAACGAAGTGCAAAACGATCGTACCAATCAGTTCATTCCGTTTCGTAATTCGTACCTCAGCGAAGTGTTTAATTTCGCACCATTATGCCGCGCTGATTAAATTTTATGTATTTCTAATCAACACTAATAGGTAGTGTTTTAAAAACTGGCCCGCTACGATGCAACGACCTGCTAGCACGAGAACGAAATTATGTGTCTCCCTAGTGCCCTCCCAACCCCCGCTGCATCCGTTTCTCGATCTCGGTTGCGTTCGAATGCGGCTCGAATCGAATTGGAAAACGGATTGAATTATGCTTCTATCGATCGATTGATTGAGCTGCCGCGAGACGTACGGGGTGCAGCATCGGAATAAACGCTATGATTAGGGGTTCGATTGAGTGTTAAACAGTAAACACGCAAATTGCGAAGCGGCTCCCCACGCTGCTGGGGTCtgcaaatcaaaccaaaccagCGTTGGGTAATGGTGGCTGCGTAATGTGTGTGAAAAATAGCTGCGGGCAATCGatcgcgtttgtttgtttgcgcaTGATTCGAATGAtcttttcttcccattttgAGTGCCACACAAaggcgctgtgtgtgtgcggtcgATGAAAATAATTGTCTTTTGAACGTTTTGTTTGGCAGTTTGGTGTCAATTGCAAAGAGGACTTTTATGAGATAAAATAAGCTTAAGAAGGCTCTCGAGCGTGCTTTTGAGCGAGCTTTTCCATCGCTCTTCGTCAGCATTCCAGCAAACCGTGATGTAGATGTAATTAATTGTATGCGCTTGCACACTCCTCGGCTATCTCCAACCGATCGGGGGCTCCGTGCGCgattggtgttggtggtgacgCGATTGGCAAACGCTGGGCAAACATACTGGGACGGAGACTGAGTCGATCCGGTGCAATTGCCCGTACGCGGTACACTCGAAGCGTAGAAGTAATTACAGCTTTCATGCGTACCGAAAGCACTGCCTGCCCCGCCAGCGCCGACCATTAAGCGTTCGATTTATCTCCCGCTTTGCATTTCCCCGCTGCATTTCTACCAGCTACCTTTTCCACCCGTGCACCCACTTGAGAGCTGCTCAGTTTGGGATGGaaaacacacagacgcacTTGCTCACGACCGAAGTGGAcggtttgtgttttgcttgccATATCCGTCAGAGAGCGTTTTCACGTCGCGTCGCCACACAGCGCCACAGCGTTCTGAACCACCCAGTGCGGTGAAAAGGTGGCCGCATTTTGACGAATGTAAGATTAAAATCACATTTAGCATGAAACGAGGTGCCAGTTTTGCCCACCATGTCTTAGGAGGgtaagtgtgtgagtgtgcgtacGGTTGTAGGGTGATGTACAAGCACGGACACacatattttatgttatttatacACAACAGTGGTAAAACCATGCATGGCGACACTTCGGATGGAACgggtgttggtgttgctgcAATGGTGCGCTCACCCGCGGGGGGAAATGCAAACGCGTCAGATTTGTTTTCCAGCTACGGTTCAGCTTTTTATTCCTTCCTAATGTTGTAAACTTATCGCACATTAGCTCTGTCAATCTGTCTGCCCGTGTGCTCGGGGGGTAGCGACCGGCGCTCATTGTCGGTTGTGTTGATTTACAGTTCCAACAGCAACTCACCTTGGGCAGCAACATTTTCACCCGCAGCAATGTGTAAGTTGTGCGGGCAGAGCAGGGAACAGAAGAAGAGGGCTACGGTACGGCCTTTCGTTTTTTCACAAATATGCAATATGAGGTCCTTTGTGGTACATTTGTGTTCAATATGGTTATGCACAACTTGTCACCCTTGTTTCAccagacaaaacaaacatagaaTGTCCTAGAGCGCAAACACTACACACGGCACACGGTACACAACTGAAGCGCTCCACCAACACAGAGCGTCTGCACGGTTTGAAGGTCTTTTCACCAGTCAACCGGTGTGCATCTTCACTGCCCGTTTATATACGTCGAGATTGGCGGAGCGACAGTGTTGGCGCACGTGCTAACgtttgctggctggctggcgagCCACGTTTCGGCGCTGTCCCTGTCGTTGCGatagtttgttgtttttttcttcgacAAGATCAAGAGCGAAGTTTCCACCGAACGGGGCGGCAGTAAAAGCCTTTCTCCCGCTTAGGCGATGCAGCGAGTGCAGATAACCCACAACCTGTTAGTGACATCACCACGCGGGCACACTGGAACGAGTCGTGTACGGGTGCGAGGGAAGGAAAGAGACACACCTATAACGACGCGTAAGGCGGGATGCTTACGGCTAAGGAAAGGAACTTTATAGCTGCGAACCACACGAACCAACTTCCTTCCAgttgatggtggtggaaaTGGCATCCTCTTGGCGTGCGAGCGCCATAACCATCCCTTTGCTCACTATCCCTTCTCTGTTTTGCTCTGCGTGGCTTGAACCAGCGGCCAGCACGAAAGGAGTGTACTGTTGTTGCCTTGATCTTGCACCCGTCCCCATGATCCCGACCATtcggcaacaaaacaaacacacacacatgcatgcgcttgatggaaatggaaagTGGCCAACCGGTTCTCCGGGTCGTTCCGATTGGCATTTTCCCAGCCGTGCAGCACTTTCCCGTAGCACGGTTTCCGTTTGGCGTCGCACCCGTGCTCTGGGATATCGATCAGCGGGATGAATTTCCCTTTCTACATGCGGGTGCAACGCTTTGTCCACCACATTACGCTTGTTTAATGTGGTGACGGGCGATGTGTTGCACATTTGGTTTGCTTTGCATTGGCATTAATGATGATTGTGGGACGTTAAATCGATGTGACGGTTTGAGATAAATTAGATGAAAGCTTCGAAATAAGTGCCGCTGGGAGAGATGGTACGTACATCCAACAAAAAATGATTGGCATTAAATAGATAAAATGATTGCAACTTTGTTGCACTGgttaagaaataaaaatatttgtttttattcaggagggagAATAAAACgtttatgaaaaatatatattaagatatttttatatgattgacaatatttatttattttacttattttttccAGACAGTTTCTGCTAAAAAACGCAAAATACTTATCTATCTGTGCCGGGTTGAAATCTATGTCAATAGACTTGAATGCCAATtggaagcgacgaacccgacgAACCCTTATTCCGCTTGTTCgctggaaaaacaattttctttCAATGGCAACCAAGCCCTTTTGTCGATGGTAGTTCCAATACCAACCAAGGGTCGGGGCCAAATTCCCTTCATTCCTTGTGGGTTGGCCGTACAagcgaaaaaagggaaaatggcCAGTTCGTTGGGCCAGTTACAATGGCGTGCGTAACTGCTGGTGACGCAGCATCGGCGAGTGAAATGGAAAACTCAACGGCCAGGCAGTAACCGGCTTGCGTAGCCCGCAGGGATGGAACCAGTTTTCCAGCATTGCTGTGCAGCAACATTAGTAACAACGGTCGCTTTCAAAGGTTCAACGATTTAAAGGGCAGTGATGTGAGTGTAATGCTGgtcaggagcagcagcaactagcTGGTCATTATCTTTCCTAGTGCGATAGAAGGGCTTTGCGTTTGTCCGAGCGGGTTAAATTGCTTAATCAGCTGAGCTGATGGGAATGATAGAAGTTTGCCACTGACAAGCAATATGGAGAAAAGGTGATGATGGCAAAGTATCAGAAAATGTATAGCTCTGAGCTCCTACTTTTGACTTGGTGAAAAGACAGCATAACTGAAGCCATGACCGTTATGCATCGCCGAATGCAGAAATATTGTACAGTGCACTATGCAAATCAATCTCCCTCGACCTAGGCAAATAGACAGACGGGCATAGTAAAGGTTGAGCACTGATTGATATATGTACCTCAACATTGGTAGAATTGCTCATTATTTATGCGTTGGTATTGTTATGAATGCTGTAAAGAAGTGAATCTTTTTATTGGTGTATGAATATACAGATGGTACCAAGCCTTGTGTATTTTTGGCATAATTTGCAAAACAGAAtaacaaattttgaaaaatattttgatataTTGAACATACTGAAAGATGTATTGCGTTCAAGGGacttgatttttaaaatattataaatgttTCAGAGAGAAATCAAACCTCAAACATTTGACAAacatatgaaataaattattttaacaatTCCAGGTTTAAAGTtgaaattatcatttttgtgtgattttcaCATCGATTAGTAAACTCAACAAACAGAAGTAGAAAAGAAAACTGTTATATTTGCGTACTCGAAACACGTGTCCTACGTTgagcatacattcaggcgtttTTTCGTCGTTGCGCATTCATACGGCCATCTTTCGAGCAGTACACAGCATAAGAAGCAAGAGGAGAGATACTGAATAaggtaaataaattattgtagAGAGGAAGCTAAGACACAGCAGCCCCTTTACAGATGCTGATTAATATTGCTGTAGCTGTAACCTTCCGCTTCATCGTAGCCACCGCCAGAAATGCCGTGTTCCGTTTTGTACACCTGCGGGTGGTAAGCATGGCCCACTCGCTTGACGTGAGCCTGGAATCCGTGGTGCTTGTCGGACGAGTATTCTACCACGCGCTTCGTACCGTCAGCATCGTACAGCGTGTAACCTCCCTTGACGACGTCTCCGTCACGGATTTCCCACTGGCTCTTATGGTCCCCGGTGTGCGCATCCTGCACACCGTAGTCGTACTTGTACTTCGGGTAAGCGTAGTGATCACTGTAGTCGTAGCCATTTTCCGGGTAGGCACCGTCCTGGGAGGATTTGTAACCAATCACACCGGCCTCACTGTAACCCGACCCGATGCCCAACGGTTGATAGGAATCGATGGCATTCGCCCCGTTGCCAAAGTAATGCGATGAGTGTTTGGTCTGGATATTGTACCCGTTGCCTGTAATGTATGCACTGCCACccgctaccaccaccagcaccaacgAAATCacctacaaacaaacaaggtTTGCGTTAGATTAACACTTTACTCTTCCCAGATTCATATTTGCACTCGATTAGTTTGAAGTTCGTTCACTTTACCGATATCACGTTCATTTTGGCAGAAGACACTTAACCACTTATTCCGTCTATTTAGCTCTGCGTTTACCGCTGTACTGATATGTTTTTCCACTAAAGACCCTCAATATATATACCATTCTTAAACAGGCGCGTCCCTACCATAATCAAAGCTGCCTCGTGTGGAGTAAAGCACACATGAGACACGCGCCGGTCGTAAGTGTTACATTGCGCGTGAGAATTGTAATCTTTCCTCGTGCGTTGAATTTGTTTACACTTGCCGCGAGATCGGGTCCGGAAAATTGGCAATTCTGCGCACCGTTCTGTCCCATCCATACGCACTCGCTGGGTCGCTGTGAACGAGACATGAGGGAACGGTTCGCATGATGCTGAAATGCGACGCCAGCACGCCACCAGCCACTTGTCTGTGATCGGCAGCGGTTGGAATGAATACTGCACGAACCTCTTGTGATTGTCGAAAGCGAGAATGATTGGCGGGGTCTCTCTGGAAAGGGCGGAAAAGGGTTGAAGGGTTTGAAACACGTCAGCAAACAATCGGTGTCTTCCATTCGGTTGGCGTCGAAATACCAAAATTGGAGCACCTTAGAAGGTGGCACGAATGTGTGATACAAAAAAGTAAAGTAATTGCATGTCCAATAGTTTTTCTATTCGTGTTTTCATTAATCAGTACCGAGCATAGGTGTGAGTCTAATAACAAAGTAAAATAAGTTATTACCaaaattgaatatttaaagGAAATAAGAAATATCcttaatcacaaaaaaatttttaatacttatattttccttttttttgctcattaaATTTCTTTCTGAAGTAGTTTTTTCTTGTGATACCTTTCagttattttgatttatttggtCTTGGCATTGTTAAGCTCATGTTGTGTTGTCTTGTAATTGTTAGGTTTCAATGATTGTCTTGGAGTACATTTAATTCTATAAATAATCATAGCACCATTGATTGTGAAACGAGCATTGTTCAAACATCAATTCACGCCTTTAACTTTTCGCTGTACAAACAAACCCATCCAACTCCATAATCAATGAGATGATGAATGTCTTTAAAGATTATCCCACGGATACTTGTTTGCGTGGTACACTGTGGTCTTCACACGGAAAGACCGCTTCAGAGTGGGCAGCATTCGATTCGTTTGCTATTTTGCCCGCGGAACGCACCAGCTATTTAGCTATCGCTGTACCCATCTTCTCCGCAATCACTACTGTGTTATCGACCGTTTACCGAGACGATTAATGAGCTATTTGTACCGATCCCCCCAAATCTTCGCCAACCTCTTCCGATCGCTCTATGTAACACTGTTCGCCGGTGGCTGTTCGGGTCTTGAGATGAAGATGGGTTCACTCTTTTCAATCATTCGGCTCGAAGAGCATGGTATTTGCAATAGTCCGAGCAACAGATACAGATCGGTTGCACAAACGGGTGCGCAAAATTGCAGCAGTTATGCTCGGGCTCTTCCTCAAAGCGATTGCAAATTTGCCTCAATTTCGTTCGCGACGCGCTTTGCCAGGCCTCCCCGTGCTTCGGCGGCGGCGTTTAAATCTCCATCGCTAGGAGTTTtacgcgcaaaaaaaaacgacttgTGAGGGTGTCGATTTGCTGGTGCAACGAGTCTGACATCAAAAGAAGAATATGCTGCCGATGGTTTCTCACAGACGTTCGAAAAAAAGGGCAGTTCT encodes:
- the LOC121591646 gene encoding cuticle protein 7-like, giving the protein MNVISVISLVLVVVAGGSAYITGNGYNIQTKHSSHYFGNGANAIDSYQPLGIGSGYSEAGVIGYKSSQDGAYPENGYDYSDHYAYPKYKYDYGVQDAHTGDHKSQWEIRDGDVVKGGYTLYDADGTKRVVEYSSDKHHGFQAHVKRVGHAYHPQVYKTEHGISGGGYDEAEGYSYSNINQHL